The Nicotiana sylvestris chromosome 6, ASM39365v2, whole genome shotgun sequence genomic sequence AAGCAGAACTAGCAGATACTCTAGGAGCTcgaataaaatttctacaaaactggtttatagaattatgtgagaaatacaaataaaatatcaaaatggataaaatattagtaaaaaatttggcatgctgCAAAaatagaatagcaccccaatttggctgcacagataaatattacaaaaaagaaggaaagagaaaaagatataaatccaaatataagtataagaaaccaagaggaagatattatgtaaaaaattacaaacataaaaaaccatatagaaaaaagaaaaaactaacagaatgcaCTTGTTACAATTGTGGAAAGTTAGGACACTTAGCTAAAGATtgcaaattaccaaaaaacccaaagaagaaacaaattaccgaaataacGATAGACAATGATAAATATACGCAAATAGAGTATATAGATTATGAATTAGGAAGTGAAGAcaacatatatgagatatcagaaaatgaATTCTCAGAAAATGAAAAggatataaataatataatagaAGAATCAGACGAAGATAATTATGACTGAAAatgatatacaaattatacaacaagaggAACACCAacatgaacaatcttcagaacaaaaaataatatttgacaccaccatatttgaacaaataaaaggaaaagaattggatctaagcatagacaaaatactagaagtaccaacaataaagaattggtttaaaagacaaaaagaagaatactatgtagtaagccaaagagaacatataatagactgTAAATACATTAAAGGTAAAGCAAGAATACCAATATTAAATAAAAAActattaaataaagaaatacaagatataaaagcacaAAAAACCCAATAAAATACGTACATTTAGGAGGAACAGAGatactaataaaagcatgttttagagagggaatagatacccctatagaaatatacttggcagacgatagaattgtacaacctatagaaaaaaGTGTAATAAGTGCAGTAAGatgtaacttaatataccaaaaatttaaattcataATAAGTGCCAACTATTCAGTGgcaatagatgataaaaatatagataaatcattagtgctATATTgaaaaatgtctggaatagaactagcaccaggaagtaagatatttacagcaagatgtaaaaatctatatgtcttaacgacaaaacataagataacagctaaaaataaaataaataaaataaaaataaaaaatccattcgaaagaatagtatcagttatagacaacaatgattatagTTATAAGGAAATGGATATAgaagaagatttagaaatagtaaaagaaagattaagcacgtcAAAACGAACAAGTAATGAAATACCAGAGAcatcatcaagaataagtacatcaagaagaataGATTACATAACTCcgcaaaaattaatagaacaaaaaatagaagaaataaacccacatcattattatattacaggaataatggaccaaagaaaatatttaatactaataaatacaggacaagaagagaattatgttataagagaattaataccagaacaagagatagtaacaatagaacaacaaaattcagaattACCAAAAgcattaagaaaaaatgaagaaaaaactgaaaaggaattaattattggaggaataccaatattaataaattttaaaatatatcaaggagataaaaacattacactaggaataaaatggttagaaaaagtcaaaccatataaattagaagatagacaattaacaataagttatgaaaataaaaagataataatcaAAAGAACCTtaatataatgccaaaaatatatatacttgccaaaataatagtagaaggatattataatagatattatacacctatgatggatacaggagcagaagctaacatgtgtagacataattgtctACCAGaaaataaatgggaaaagctaaaaaaacccatagtagtaacaggatttaacaatgaaggaagtatgataacatacaaagcaaggaatctaaaaatacaaatatgggataaaatattaaccatagaagaaatatatagttatgaattcacaaataaggatatattattaggaatgccattttaaGATAAGTTATACCCACATactataacaaaaacacattggtggtttactactcCGTGTAAGCAAagattaggagcaaaaagagtaaataataaattgagaaaaacaacaccctggattaaggGAAGTGAaaaaattacccaaaaattagaaaatatgacaaaaagcaaccataatatagaaataatcattttctcaataaaccagataaaacTACTCCAAGATAAAtaagaattactatataatgataatccactacaaggttgggaaaaacataaaacaaaaataaaaattgaactaatagatgaaaatagtataataacacaaaaacctttgaaatacaattttaatgatctAACAGAATTTAAAATTCACATACaggaattattagacaataaatacatacaagaaagtaatagtaaacacactagcccagcatttatagtaaataagcatagcgAACAAAAACGAGGAAAAAGTCGTATGGTTGtagattatagaaatttaaatgcaaaaacgaaaacatataattatccgataccaaataaaatactaaaaatcagacaaatacaaggatataactattttagtaaatttgactgtaaatcaggattttatcatttaaaactagaagacgaatctaaaaagttaacagcatttacagtaccacaaggattttacgaatggaacgtattaccatttggatataaaaatgcaccaggtagataccaacattttatggataactactttaaccaattagaaaattgtataatatatatagatgatatactgttatattctagaacagagaacgaacatataaaactactagaaaaattcatacacattgtagaaatatcaggaataagtttaagtaaaaagaaagcagaagtaatgaaaaatcaaatagaatttttaggtatacaaatagataaaaacggaataaaaatgcaaacccatgtagtacaaaaaataattaacttgaatgaaacacttgatacaaaaaagaagttacaatcatttttaggattggttaaccaagtaagagaatatattcctaaattagcagaaaacttaaaaccattacagaaaaaattaaaaaaggacatagaatacCATTtcgacgaaaaagataaaatacatataaagaagataaaaaatatgtgtaaaatattaccaaaactatattttccagatgaaaaaagACAGTTCACTTACatagtagaaactgattctagtgaccACAACTATGGagaagttctaaaatataaatatgataatgaaaaaattgaacaccattgtagatattattcaggatcatacacggaaccacaattaaaatgggagataaataggaaagaattatttggattatataaatgtttgttagcatttgagccatatatcgtttataacaagtttattgtaagaacagataatacacaagtaaaatggtggataacacggaaaGTACAAGATTCAGTAACTACGAAGGAAATAAGAAggattgtattaaatatacaaaattttacatttacaattgaagtaataaggACTGACaaaaatgttattgcagactacctatcaagacaaaggtacccaaactgatgaaagccaagaaacaaaagatttatttgcaatccttactactctatctttacagatggatggtatgggaaaaagattacaacacctAGAGAAAAGTCAgccaagtcagcagcatgactataaagatgcggagctaagtcgatcggaagactcaaaacttccagagttagaaggagacgttgggaaactccaaaaaacccataacaaagtttgtttatatacagctgcaggtacaagtaAACAAGTTAACAAGAAGCCACATACCAATGTAAATTTAAATAACATATTTGATAAACCAATTACGCCGAAAAGGCCAAAAGAAACAATAGTTACGACTCCACAAACCTCAACCTATGCCAACAGcctacaccaaaataaaaaaatatacaaccATATTACTCAGAtctatattgaaaatatatacaaaattcaaACATTTCTAAACCTTAACCCCAGAGCAACTACTAcaacagatccaacacaagaCTATATAACCCAAAAACTCCaaggatataataggcttattgCACAGCCAAAAACTAGAGCCAAtttagtaaaaacatgttacaattACGGATTACTTAGCACGGTATATACCTATGATGGGGAAGAGATAagtggaataccagagctatataAAACATTTATTACATTTaaaagaattaaaaaaggaaacctattttttataaaattctaTACAACACCAGCTGAGATACTATACGATGAAATAAAACCTATTATACAGGTTGTAAAGATAGGATtgacacgagatatgataataccaaaAGAAATAGAACAACAACCAGAAATACCAAAAATTGAGATACCAGGTTTTTACGCCAACAAAAGAATAATTGGAATAACAACTATTATCCAAGAGCTAGCCAACAATTATTTACAAgaaaatgctatctggagctactactCAAGAGATCAACTAATGATATATGCGAATTCAagagaactacgacaaggagatatggatgaagtccaaaaatggattttatcattactaAAACAAGAGATACAACCAACTACAAGAGCACTAAAGAAAggatttatttctaatgaattatTGACAAGATACTGCAAATTAGTAGGACACAAATACCCAGATCATATATGTTCAAAATGTAATGGAGAAGATAATCATGTACCAGAAGTACAACTGGAATGAAGATATCAGCCTAAAGACAAAGGAAGAAGACAACTATTACAAACAGACAATGTAaaaagtcataaagtaaatagtacttgGTTATTGGTATCCCTAAAGAAAGGTCaggtcaaaaaacatgtctagtcgttctttgtctgaaaactcttcgcgttcccAGTAAAAGAGGtgcaactgtagacatgtgatttttgaccctccccgagattttttatattttagcatgtaaatatttagtttaggcttaatatcgctatttcaactaattttgactctttaactttatttcgtcacaaaaatgaaaattacttaaaatattttagtttatgtacctttcataaatttaaataaaaaatatacaaaaataataccatattttttttatataatcttaaaaacagaaaaatagtttcaaattttaatatagtttagtttaattaattaagattagtattatatttttatattataaattgtatataatttagAAGGAAGATTTAGTTTTGGGTTAATTTATCCCATCTTAATGAATTTTGTAGTCCATTTTTAGTCTTGGACCCAATTgtagcccataattcccaagcccaaATTCTTAACTTATTAAAACCCATACACCCTAACCTTTCTTGAGCTCTTGAAGACCTAGACATAAGAAAAATCTACAGAACTTAGTCTAAGGGGGCATCAACCGTTATTTTAATTTTGGACCACGAGAAAACCCTAAGCTGGATCATCTTCCTCTCTGAACTGAAGATTTTGGAACCCTAgagacaaaaaaaacttcagccatttttcacataaagatAAGAGACAGCCGCTGCTGCTCATCTCCCTTACACCTGAAAATACGCACAAAACCATCGCTACCACTccttccaggtatgttaaggctatcttttctttcttttggcatgatctatatgacacaaacaaaacgagcaaatgcacaacttccataaatgactctattcgtagaaatgctagagatgcgtATATTCTTGTTTTCCCATAAGTCTTGTTAttttatcttctattcatgggtctcagaataatacgcagttggaaaagtttatccggaaggattatcgagattattatgtagttttcatgcatttcactcatttatacatgtgcattgacccatgaccagatggcgttatatacgcgtatatatgtaaatatatgtatatggaatatgggaaaagattatgacattatatatgcaccaccacctgatcagctagtatatgatgaTAATGTTACCCACAacggctaaaatatgattcaaacgtcgttatatacacgtatatatatatatatatatatatatatatatatatatatatatatatgtatatatatatatatatatatatatatgggatatgggaaaggttatggcgttatatacgtaccaccacctgataagCTGATATACGATGATGATATTgctcacagtggccgatatgatatgatggatgtcttcagaggctgatgatgttatgaaacatgtatctatgcacgacatgacattcatattcatatgcatgatgctaaaagtaatttatgatttacaaagttattcaggcttacaggttgagtcatatactctatatttcttccatgtctcttatgtacttatttatgttccttacataCACAGTACATTAatcgtactaatgtcccttttgcttggggacgctacgtttcatgcccgcaggtcccgatagacaggttgaaagccctccaagtaggctgtcatctcagtggaagatgttggtgcgctccatttgcttcgaagttgctcatttggttagtatgatttagacttgtattatttggtatggcgggactctgtcccggcctttatgatatttatgtactcttagaggcttatagacatatgtcgtgtatataaaagattgtatggccttgtcggcctatgttttgagtttataaagaaacatgttggcctattatgcccgtatgtcatgtgtatatgatgatgtaataagaaagatatgttacgttggtactcggttgagtaaggtactgggtgcccgccgcggcccatcggtttggatcatgacaaaagtggtatcagagcagttctgtcctagggagtctacaagccgtgtctagtagagtcttgtttatgggtgtgtcctgcaccacacttataagcaggaggctacagggcatttaagattgtcactctttcttcttactataaatcgtgtggtagagctcacttataagaattcaagtcccgagcttctatttttattcatattaagatgatgcctacattcagaaagatgatcgataagagatatagctgtggaagtgttgaattagaggaactcgactttgtatcatgcttatgataagtaaatgtgaggtcttcagcagaccatgtgcgtactgaaaggtataagcctcttgataaggagccttatgGCAAGAATgcttatccacctttatggtgaaagacaatgaaagattaagaagataaatacaagtttcaacaagcaaaagaagcaagatgaagaagggtacgaggcgcccagttaatgaaggttaacaacatttataattaaggcagaggaacataagatttttgagttatattcaacattAACAGAGGTATTTATAATTGGCTGTacccatttcagttatgccctatgggggctaacaggtatAGATAAGAGAAGGATGAGATATCAAGATTCGGCTGGGGCTAGagtaacccaaattggtaaatggattactttcatttgttgatatttccgaagggtattacaaatgtgccaatagatcttcttgtgagacactcagatggtgcaccctagaatattacgattagatgtgaatactagtaTTCACACTAAAATCCTggatgggataaatattaccttaagtgtggctctcatccctagtagaACAAAGATGTTGAGCAACCCAAAGAGCTATTGGATGGAGCCAAGATAAGCTaagagcaaaagaatgtcttgttcaagttttcagaataaagtgataggcataaatgttagcaggaaataagaaagcattaatgaagcattatgactaagatgtgatacatggatgacaatagTAGCTCAAAAGgtgacaatattacaaaatctatagtcaactGAATGAAGAAACAAGAAGTGACGGGCCTTAGGAAAATAAAAGAGTATAGACCATACAATTgtgtcctcatttcgagaaataagttcgcgactctggcatgattaccaagaggaaaagttagaccccatagtaatagaaccagtatggattggtgaacaagataacctaaacatgaattagggaatGAGTGACTAATGATTGTCACCATCATAAGAATTTTAGATTTTATTTCACCAATAATAGAATGGGCGACAaaagatgattaatgagaaattcagagaatggttatTCTGAAAGACGCTTCCCtacagcaagcaatgtgagcaaagttcagtttaagggactgtatgtgctagTTATACTAAGTTTCACCCTCGTAAGTGAGCAATTTTGCTATCCTTGGTAcgaaaggattaccgcaaggcgagtaagggtcttCGATTGAtttgtgaaaggatgccaaagatgaaaaggtgaaacatctataggcaggtcgtcgtagctccaactcttactacacccctaaaggggggaatatggaatgataaaaggaagaatgcgataaaaataagaaaggaatgagatttcacttatccaaatgctatagatatgctacgattctagaacattatgcaaacgcgATGTCAAGGAAAAGAAGTAAGGGTTCTTGCCCGAGATATTATTGATAATTAAGGatccagtgcgagacgtaagttaagaccaaggaaataacccaagaaagatttcgtggaatattgatatgagaatgggccaacgagtagttagtaattggtcaggaaaatctcagttatggctaaacaagaggttacagacgagtcatcagatcgcgtaagataaacatagtagaacccaacatggagaattcagccttggAGAATATCATTttaagatatattcaaacaagagtcagggtaattaaaggtaccgtatgagtgttacagggataaaagatagttccactgggaagacagtcaaaacttcagttcagaagTAGTCGTACGAGGAGAtgagtgtggaggtaagtaactaaggataattacaagtgagcacGAACATCAAAAAAATTCTATCGGGAATATGATATAATAAGATTGtatctttacaagagtcaaaagatcctccctaagtactacagtgaaggactagctgaggaaataaggaagaaggctttaacctaagcacaacgagctaaagaggaaatggtcgtgcaacaacaatctcgcaacaacattgtaagcattccagaggaaagtggcacctaccgtggctaatgaacgggaagtaagagttaaaagtaatattcgagatcatatgagttgtataaaaacTCTAGCAAGTGTGGGAACTatgataagctaagtatggacgcaacaagggggcagaaagaccaggaaaagtaatagcttacattgaaaAAAACctaagatggaacaaaagaattatttgatcaatgatccagagttagtacgttatggatacactcaagattttggagcattatccaggcagcatatttgttgacaattatacagccatagaagactccggtataagttaaaagaaagaattaagcccagggcatagacaaaggattgaattgttagaagattgtatcttggatattccataacgcccatgaaaggctaaggtaataactgataccatgatcCACAAATCAAaatatagcttaagcctacataaaggctgataagaaggaagaggaaactaaagaattacatcactaAAGTAAATCAGGAGCCTGATTATTAGACCTATAAAAATTATAGAATTGTGATGGAGAACATAacaaaatcactcttaatatcagatgttcaagagaaataacacaacaaccgtaatctataatggctctacaaggaagccagttaaaagaagtaccagcctcacaagaagtcagtacgaagctcccaccagataatgtatgtaccagaggtgcgagtattataatagagcttcaagttatggacgtgaattacacctaggtggaagggagtttatgaaggagataaaagatatgatacGCGAttttaagtaaggtaaaagtgaataacgtacgagatactcaaatgcagaaagttgtgaatagtccatacttcggatagaaggttataagcatagggatccaataaccgggaatgatagcggcatcgtcagcggcatgtcttccaacctatggttctAAGTActaagagatctagttaagagagtagagaagagTTGTAGACAATGTGATGTATCGCTTGGcgttccaaaataacataagaaaatataTGGTACAagtaagttgaaggaaagttgcgagtattataaatggatatttataggtcgcaagcttaagtatggtagagcgacaaatttttaagaaaacatgagtaagaatgaggaaaggcaagtgaaaaggtgacg encodes the following:
- the LOC138870019 gene encoding uncharacterized protein → MLLQTTYQDKGTQTDESQETKDLFAILTTLSLQMDGMGKRLQHLEKSQPSQQHDYKDAELSRSEDSKLPELEGDVGKLQKTHNKVCLYTAAGTSKQVNKKPHTNVNLNNIFDKPITPKRPKETIVTTPQTSTYANSLHQNKKIYNHITQIYIENIYKIQTFLNLNPRATTTTDPTQDYITQKLQGYNRLIAQPKTRANLVKTCYNYGLLSTVYTYDGEEISGIPELYKTFITFKRIKKGNLFFIKFYTTPAEILYDEIKPIIQVVKIGLTRDMIIPKEIEQQPEIPKIEIPGFYANKRIIGITTIIQELANNYLQENAIWSYYSRDQLMIYANSRELRQGDMDEVQKWILSLLKQEIQPTTRALKKGFISNELLTRYCKLVGHKYPDHICSKCNGEDNHVPEVQLE